A genomic segment from Gracilinanus agilis isolate LMUSP501 chromosome 1, AgileGrace, whole genome shotgun sequence encodes:
- the EPPK1 gene encoding epiplakin: protein MNGDSAVSVNGTGTLRTPRALKTIPKTAPPEPTMEFPITSHDGEIHPQQRGPIAGVYLEASAQTLSLYEAIQQGLLPSNLGLALLEAQAATGGLIDPTQGQLLSVSEAVRRGLIGLELKEKLLTAERALTGYPDPYGPGKLPLFQALHKEVVARNSGLSWLEAQLATGGIMDPAKGSRVPLELAYQKGLLDEETGHRLSDPTSDGPQTFFDPNTQEPLTYQELRSRCMLSPGTGLLLLPLKITFPALGGMVSSEQLLEAGILPRKVFEDLREGRLLVSEVRAQEEVQRYLEGTGSVVGVLLLSTGQKKSIYQALIEHLLPPGTALALLQAQAATCSLMDPASEKKLGLDEAVKVGLVGPEFREKLLIAERAVTGYPDPFSKNLIPLFQAMRKGLVQKELALRLLEVQLATGGIIDPARKHRLPLETAFQWNCLDKETLAILSRTTGFFDPNTQENLTYEQLLVRCVTDPATGSLFLPLFGGDHRGHLEGCWFIDHATQEGLRKATTVATSGKFKGQKVSLWKLLFSDAIPTEQRAALAHQYKEGALSAEMLADQLIATLDQAAATSRVTFKGLRDHVTPAELLKSEIINQDLYEKLEQGQTTAQDVGGLDAVRKYLQGTGCISGLLLPDSQEKISIYEARRKGYLRPGTSLILLEAQAATGFIIDPKENKRYSVEDALRANVIGPDVYEKLLSAEKAVTGYVDPYTGDRLSLFQAMNKDLIVRNHGIRLLEAQIATGGIIDPVHSHRVPVEVAYKRGYFDRTMNLILSDPSDDTRGFFDPNTHENLTYLQLLEKCVTEPVTGLSLLPLNSRKLQVVSEATRQAFQNSLLMVKYGRFKGQQISIWELINSEYFSEGQRREILTHYRLKKVTLEQIVQRLKEEMKKWAGITLPTLRGCVTAYQLLESHIIDHALLEKVLEGRVSPEELLKMESVHKYLHGSGTIGGVVLQPSNQKLSFYEAMKQKLLGPGVALPLLEAQAATGSIIDPVSNEKLSVDDAVRKGLVGPELHEKLHYAEEAVTGFMDPFTGKKVSLFQAMKKGLVPSQQAMQLLEAQVATGGIIDPNSHHHVPMEVAAQRGYVDEEMEKTLSGASPAAIQTFSTVDGSESISYAQLIEHCQQDEASGCHLLPLPQRAAPIPTDEQIKQVFQGTLVTEKAVSLWDLLYSGHFTEDQRAAFFEDFRLGRMTVQEIVAAALRQVRESELQAQTHIMLPGLRGDVPAVWMLDAGIIDMETLEGLVQGTQTPSEVAQRLEVKKYLQGTGCIAGVQVEGSKAKMSIYQAMKSNLLPPGLGLRLLEAQLAAGSLVNPQNNQKLSVEDAVKTGVIGGELSEQLIQAERAVTGYSDPYTGSTISVWQAMGKGLIDQSEAFLLLQVQLATGGIVDPIHHLHLPMPAAYRLGFLDEETAQVLAKNTGDKKFFFDPNTRDEVTYQELKDRCILDSETNLWLLPLSRSVALDVDDHTIMALKAMTVPVKVGRFKGQTVSLWDLLHSEYVSADKQKELVELGRSGRATALRQVVTDVTTLIEETEERARQITFPGLRKQVSANDLFKSHLIDKKTLDDLNQGIKTVYEVTKMDGVKQFLEGVNFIAGVFIQGTKDRLSIYDAMRRGILRPGTALVLLEAQAATGFIIDPVENKKMSVEQAFSAGLIGREVYEKLLSAEKAVTGYMDPYTNKQISLFEAMNKGLILKCHAIRLLEAQIATGGIIDPVHSHRVPVEVAYQRGYFDEEMNQILSDPSDDTKGFFDPNTHENLTYLQLLERCIQEPDTGLYMLQIVQKGESYVFIDEATKQLLQSRTTKVSVGKFANQIVSIWDLLSSQYFTWQRKRDLVRQFKSKTLHLEQLLEIIMNTIEETENQNETIKVKGPRGDVTAAELFNSGIIDEKILAGLPKGKQAAEQLSQIESVKRYLDGTGCIAGVLMPSTKEKMSVYEAIKREVIPRAIGMQLLQAQAATGFIINPLQNQRLSVNEAVALGLVGTEVQEDLQDAEKAVSGYLDPDTGEQIPLYKAMKKGMIEKEEAMRMLEAQVATGGVIDLRYGHRLPEEVAYQRGCLDSETHSFLSNTRHGSKRFQDPNTHEKTNYAELYSRCIKDEETGLALLPIVKHKKDYKHIDEATEKALKAEVVMVTKGRYKGRKMSVWDLLCSEYVTEEKKQELVSKYRQDMSKALESIIQIIWELIEEKEKKRKEVWFQGLRRQVTANELFKADIINKDTLIELQEGRKKVSEIALKETVKKYLEGTSCIAGVLVPSKVDPAQQEKMSIYQAMWKGILRPGTALVLLEAQAATGFVIDPLRNRKLSVEEAVAAGVVGGEIQEKLLSAEKAVTGYRDPYTGEQISLFQAMKRDLIVKDHGVRLLEAQIATGGIIDPVHSHRVPVDVAFQRGYFDEEMSQVLSDPSDDTKGFFDPNTHENLTYMQLLQRCTLDPNSGLLFLSLK, encoded by the coding sequence ATGAATGGAGATTCGGCTGTCTCAGTCAATGGCACTGGAACACTTCGAACCCCCAGGGCCCTGAAGACTATACCTAAGACTGCCCCTCCTGAACCCACGATGGAATTTCCTATAACTTCCCATGATGGGGAGATCCATCCCCAACAGAGAGGCCCCATTGCTGGGGTGTATTTGGAGGCCTCTGCCCAGACCCTGAGCCTCTATGAAGCCATACAGCAAGGTCTTCTCCCATCCAATCTGGGACTGGCTCTTCTTGAAGCCCAGGCAGCCACTGGAGGCCTCATTGACCCCACTCAGGGTCAGCTGCTCTCTGTGTCTGAAGCGGTGAGGCGGGGGCTGATTGGCCTGGAGCTAAAGGAGAAGCTGCTCACAGCTGAGAGAGCCCTCACTGGCTACCCTGACCCGTATGGGCCAGGGAAACTGCCCCTCTTCCAAGCTCTCCACAAGGAAGTTGTGGCCAGAAATTCAGGCCTGAGCTGGCTGGAAGCCCAGCTGGCCACAGGTGGCATAATGGATCCTGCAAAAGGAAGTCGTGTCCCACTAGAACTTGCCTACCAGAAAGGCCTCCTGGATGAGGAGACAGGCCACAGACTGTCTGACCCCACATCTGATGGACCCCAGACCTTCTTTGACCCCAACACACAGGAGCCACTTACCTACCAAGAGCTTAGGAGCAGGTGTATGCTGAGCCCTGGCACAGGACTACTTCTGCTCCCACTGAAGATCACTTTCCCAGCTCTGGGAGGGATGGTAAGCAGTGAACAGCTCTTGGAGGCTGGCATCCTGCCCAGGAAAGTATTTGAGGACCTGAGGGAAGGAAGACTGCTTGTGTCTGAGGTGAGGGCCCAGGAAGAAGTACAGCGTTACTTGGAGGGAACAGGCAGTGTGGTTGGGGTCCTCTTGCTGTCTACAGGCCAGAAGAAGAGCATCTACCAAGCCCTGATAGAGCACCTCCTTCCCCCCGGCACTGCACTTGCCCTTCTTCAGGCACAGGCTGCTACTTGCTCCCTCATGGATCCTGCCAGTGAAAAGAAGCTGGGGCTAGATGAAGCTGTTAAGGTTGGACTTGTGGGACCCGAGTTCCGAGAGAAACTCTTGATAGCAGAGCGGGCGGTGACTGGATACCCGGATCCCTTCAGCAAGAATCTCATCCCCCTCTTTCAAGCCATGAGGAAGGGGCTCGTGCAGAAGGAACTGGCCCTACGGCTTCTAGAGGTCCAGCTAGCCACAGGGGGGATCATTGACCCTGCTAGGAAACACCGGCTGCCCCTGGAGACTGCTTTTCAATGGAACTGCCTAGACAAGGAGACACTCGCCATTCTCTCCCGAACTACTGGCTTCTTTGATCCCAACACCCAAGAGAACCTCACCTATGAGCAACTGCTAGTCCGCTGCGTCACCGATCCAGCTACTGGCTCCCTCTTCCTGCCCCTCTTTGGGGGAGATCACAGAGGACATTTAGAAGGGTGCTGGTTCATTGACCATGCCACCCAAGAGGGCCTGAGGAAGGCCACAACAGTTGCTACATCAGGGAAGTTCAAAGGACAAAAGGTATCTCTTTGGAAGCTGCTCTTCTCGGATGCCATCCCAACAGAGCAGAGAGCCGCCCTAGCCCATCAGTACAAGGAGGGAGCACTCTCAGCAGAGATGCTGGCAGACCAGCTCATTGCCACCCTAGATCAGGCTGCTGCCACTTCCCGTGTCACCTTCAAAGGCCTAAGGGACCATGTGACCCCAGCGGAGCTTCTCAAGTCAGAGATCATTAATCAGGACCTGTATGAGAAGTTGGAACAAGGACAGACAACAGCACAGGATGTGGGGGGCCTTGATGCTGTCAGGAAGTATCTGCAAGGGACGGGGTGCATCAGTGGCCTGCTCCTGCCCGACTCCCAGGAAAAGATCAGTATCTATGAGGCCAGAAGGAAGGGCTACCTGAGACCAGGGACATCCCTCATCCTTCTAGAGGCCCAGGCAGCCACAGGTTTTATCATCGACCCAAAGGAGAACAAGAGATATTCTGTGGAGGATGCCCTGCGGGCCAATGTCATCGGGCCTGATGTTTATGAAAAGCTACTGTCAGCAGAGAAAGCGGTGACAGGTTACGTGGACCCATACACGGGAGACAGGCTTTCCTTGTTCCAGGCCATGAACAAAGACCTCATTGTTAGGAATCACGGCATCCGCTTACTCGAGGCCCAGATTGCCACAGGTGGCATCATCGATCCTGTGCATAGCCACCGGGTCCCTGTAGAAGTGGCCTACAAGCGTGGCTACTTTGACCGGACAATGAACCTGATCTTATCTGACCCCTCCGATGACACCAGGGGCTTCTTTGACCCCAACACACACGAGAACCTCACCTACCTGCAGCTGCTGGAAAAGTGCGTGACGGAGCCAGTCACTGGCCTTTCCCTCTTGCCACTCAACAGCCGAAAGCTTCAGGTGGTGAGTGAAGCCACCCGACAGGCTTTCCAGAACTCCCTCCTGATGGTGAAATATGGCAGGTTCAAAGGTCAACAGATCTCCATATGGGAGCTGATCAATTCTGAGTACTTCAGTGAGGGCCAGAGGAGGGAGATTCTGACCCACTACAGGCTGAAGAAGGTAACCTTGGAGCAAATTGTGCAGAGGctaaaagaagagatgaaaaagtgGGCAGGCATCACTCTACCAACCCTCCGGGGTTGTGTCACTGCCTATCAGCTCCTGGAGTCTCACATCATTGACCATGCCCTCCTAGAGAAGGTGCTGGAGGGGAGGGTGAGCCCTGAGGAGCTCTTGAAAATGGAGTCAGTCCACAAGTATCTGCATGGCTCAGGCACCATTGGGGGAGTCGTCCTGCAGCCTTCTAACCAGAAGCTTAGTTTCTATGAAGCCATGAAGCAGAAATTATTGGGACCTGGTGTGGCCCTTCCTCTCCTTGAAGCCCAGGCTGCCACTGGTTCCATCATTGATCCTGTGAGCAATGAGAAGCTATCTGTGGATGATGCTGTGAGAAAGGGATTGGTGGGGCCAGAGCTCCATGAGAAGCTCCATTATGCTGAGGAAGCAGTGACAGGCTTCATGGACCCCTTTACAGGCAAGAAGGTTTCCCTCTTCCAAGCAATGAAGAAGGGTCTAGTCCCTTCTCAGCAGGCCATGCAGCTCCTAGAAGCTCAGGTAGCTACCGGAGGCATCATTGACCCCAACAGCCACCACCATGTCCCTATGGAAGTGGCCGCCCAGCGGGGTTATGTTGATGAGGAGATGGAGAAGACACTTTCTGGAGCCTCCCCTGCCGCCATCCAGACATTCTCTACGGTGGATGGGAGTGAGAGCATCAGCTATGCCCAGCTTATAGAGCACTGTCAACAGGATGAGGCTTCTGGTTGTCATCTGCTACCCCTGCCCCAAAGAGCTGCCCCAATCCCCACAGATGAACAAATCAAACAGGTCTTCCAGGGCACACTGGTGACAGAGAAGGCTGTTTCCCTCTGGGACCTGCTATATTCTGGGCACTTCACTGAGGATCAGAGGGCAGCCTTCTTTGAAGACTTCCGGCTGGGGCGGATGACAGTACAAGAAATTGTAGCTGCTGCTCTGAGGCAGGTAAGAGAGTCAGAGCTGCAAGCTCAGACCCACATCATGCTACCAGGCCTACGGGGGGATGTCCCTGCTGTCTGGATGCTGGACGCAGGAATCATTGACATGGAGACACTGGAGGGACTGGTTCAAGGGACACAGACACCAAGTGAGGTTGCCCAGAGGCTGGAGGTAAAAAAGTACTTACAAGGAACAGGATGCATTGCTGGGGTCCAGGTGGAGGGCTCCAAGGCCAAGATGAGCATCTACCAGGCTATGAAAAGCAACTTGCTTCCCCCTGGCCTGGGGCTGAGGCTGTTGGAGGCCCAGCTGGCTGCAGGTTCACTTGTCAACCCACAGAACAACCAGAAATTGTCTGTGGAAGATGCAGTCAAGACTGGCGTGATCGGGGGAGAGCTGAGTGAGCAGCTCATTCAAGCAGAGCGAGCAGTGACTGGCTACAGTGATCCGTACACAGGCAGTACCATCTCTGTTTGGCAAGCCATGGGCAAGGGGCTCATTGACCAGAGTGAAGCCTTCCTCCTTCTGCAAGTACAACTGGCTACAGGGGGCATTGTAGACCCTATCCATCACTTGCATCTACCCATGCCAGCCGCCTACAGGCTTGGCTTCCTAGATGAAGAGACAGCACAAGTTTTAGCCAAGAACACTGGagataagaaatttttttttgaccCTAATACCCGGGATGAAGTAACATACCAAGAGTTAAAGGACAGGTGCATCTTGGACTCTGAGACAAATCTATGGCTGCTCCCACTTTCCCGGAGCGTGGCATTGGATGTAGATGACCACACCATCATGGCTCTGAAAGCCATGACAGTTCCTGTCAAAGTGGGGCGGTTCAAAGGCCAAACTGTGTCACTATGGGACCTGCTCCACTCTGAGTATGTTAGTGCTGACAAGCAGAAGGAATTGGTAGAACTGGGTCGTTCGGGGAGGGCTACAGCCCTACGCCAGGTGGTCACAGATGTCACCACTCTTATTgaggagacagaagagagagcCAGGCAGATCACATTCCCTGGCCTCAGGAAGCAGGTGTCGGCCAATGATCTGTTCAAATCCCATCTGATTGACAAGAAAACACTGGATGATCTGAACCAGGGGATAAAAACAGTGTACGAAGTGACCAAAATGGATGGTGTGAAACAGTTCCTGGAGGGGGTCAACTTCATAGCTGGGGTCTTCATTCAGGGCACAAAAGATAGGCTGAGCATCTACGATGCCATGCGGAGGGGCATATTGAGACCCGGCACAGCCCTGGTGCTGCTAGAGGCCCAGGCTGCCACTGGTTTCATCATTGACCCTGTAGAGAACAAGAAGATGTCTGTAGAGCAAGCGTTCTCAGCTGGACTAATTGGAAGGGAAGTATATGAGAAACTTCTGAGTGCCGAGAAAGCCGTCACTGGCTACATGGACCCCTACACCAACAAACAAATTTCCCTCTTTGAAGCCATGAACAAAGGACTCATCTTGAAGTGTCATGCCATCCGCCTCTTAGAGGCCCAGATTGCTACAGGTGGCATCATTGACCCAGTCCATAGCCACCGTGTCCCTGTGGAGGTGGCCTACCAGCGTGGCTACTTTGATGAAGAGATGAACCAGATCCTGTCTGACCCTTCAGATGACACCAAGGGCTTCTTTGACCCCAACACCCATGAGAACCTCACATATCTGCAGCTATTAGAAAGGTGTATTCAAGAGCCAGACACTGGGCTCTATATGTTGCAAATAGTACAGAAAGGAGAGAGCTATGTTTTCATTGATGAGGCCACAAAACAGCTGCTGCAATCCAGGACCACCAAAGTGTCCGTTGGAAAGTTTGCCAATCAAATTGTTTCCATCTGGGACCTGCTTTCTTCTCAGTATTTCACATGGCAAAGAAAGAGAGACCTGGTCAGACAGTTCAAATCTAAGACTCTGCACCTAGAGCAACTCTTAGAAATCATCATGAACACCATTGAAGAAACCGAAAATCAGAACGAAACCATTAAGGTGAAAGGACCCCGTGGAGACGTGACGGCTGCGGAGCTCTTCAACTCTGGGATCATCGATGAGAAAATTCTTGCTGGTCTTCCAAAGGGAAAACAGGCAGCAGAACAACTTAGCCAGATAGAATCAGTGAAAAGATACCTAGACGGGACGGGCTGCATTGCTGGGGTGCTAATGCCATCCACAAAGGAGAAAATGAGTGTCTATGAGGCTATAAAGAGAGAAGTGATCCCCAGGGCAATCGGGATGCAGCTTCTACAAGCTCAGGCTGCCACTGGTTTCATCATTAATCCTCTGCAAAACCAAAGACTGTCTGTGAATGAAGCTGTGGCTCTAGGTCTGGTAGGTACGGAGGTACAGGAAGACCTGCAAGATGCAGAGAAAGCTGTCTCTGGCTACCTCGACCCAGACACAGGTGAGCAGATCCCCCTCTACAAGGCCATGAAGAAAGGTATGatagaaaaagaggaagcaaTGAGGATGCTGGAGGCACAGGTGGCCACGGGGGGAGTCATTGACCTGAGATATGGCCACCGTCTCCCTGAAGAGGTGGCCTACCAAAGAGGCTGTTTGGATTCTGAAACACACAGCTTCCTGTCAAACACAAGGCATGGGAGTAAAAGATTCCAGGATCCTAATACACATGAAAAGACGAATTATGCAGAATTATATTCAAGGTGCATAAAAGACGAAGAAACAGGATTAGCTTTGCTTCCCATAGTTAAGCATAAAAAGGATTACAAGCACATTGATGAAGCCACTGAGAAGGCACTCAAAGCAGAAGTGGTGATGGTAACAAAGGGGAGGTATAAAGGGAGGAAAATGTCCGTGTGGGACCTACTTTGTTCTGAATATGTCACTGAAGAGAAGAAACAGGAATTAGTGAGCAAATACAGACAGGACATGTCCAAAGCTTTAGAAAgtattatacaaattatatgggaattaattgaagaaaaggaaaagaaaagaaaggaggtatGGTTCCAAGGACTGAGGAGACAAGTCACAGCAAATGAACTTTTCAAGGCAGATATCATTAATAAAGATACATTGATAGAATtgcaggaaggaagaaaaaaagtctcAGAAATTGCACTAAAAGAAACAGTAAAAAAGTACCTAGAGGGGACAAGCTGTATCGCAGGCGTCCTGGTACCCTCCAAGGTGGACCCGGCGCAGCAGGAGAAGATGAGCATCTACCAGGCCATGTGGAAGGGCATCCTGAGGCCCGGCACGGCGCTGGTGCTGCTGGAGGCCCAGGCCGCCACCGGCTTCGTCATCGACCCGCTGCGCAACCGGAAGCTCTCCGTGGAAGAGGCCGTGGCCGCTGGCGTGGTGGGAGGCGAGATCCAGGAGAAGCTGCTGTCCGCGGAGAAGGCCGTCACGGGCTACAGGGACCCCTACACGGGGGAGCAGATCTCCCTCTTCCAGGCCATGAAGAGGGACCTCATCGTCAAGGACCACGGCGTGAGGCTGCTGGAGGCCCAGATCGCCACGGGCGGCATCATCGACCCCGTGCACAGCCACCGCGTGCCCGTGGACGTGGCCTTCCAGCGCGGCTACTTTGACGAGGAGATGAGCCAGGTCCTGTCCGACCCCTCGGACGACACCAAGGGCTTCTTTGACCCCAACACTCACGAGAACCTCACCTACATGCAGCTTCTTCAGAGATGTACCTTGGATCCCAACAGTGGCCTCTTGTTTCTTTCccttaaataa